A DNA window from Castanea sativa cultivar Marrone di Chiusa Pesio chromosome 7, ASM4071231v1 contains the following coding sequences:
- the LOC142643236 gene encoding TMV resistance protein N-like, with protein sequence MTTPTASSSSWKYDVFLTFCGVDIRKKFTHHLYITLKQKGIITFRDDEKLERGKYISQELLKAIEGSKYAIIVILENYASSRWFLIELAKIVECMKETKLIVLPIFYHVDPSHVWKQMRALLEAFAKYQKDPKVNPKDVQEWKVALKEVGNISGWYVNDRYHLSFAK encoded by the coding sequence ATGACCACGCCTACAGCCTCTTCGTCTTCTTGGAAATATGATGTCTTCCTTACTTTTTGCGGTGTTGACATCCGCAAAAAATTCACCCACCATCTCTATATTACTTTGAAGCAAAAAGGCATCATCACCTTCAGGGATGATGAGAAACTTGAGAGAGGAAAGTATATTTCTCAAGAGCTCTTGAAAGCAATAGAAGGGTCCAAGTATGCAATCATCGTTATCTTAGAAAACTATGCTTCCTCAAGGTGGTTCTTGATTGAATTAGCAAAGATTGTTGAATGCATGAAGGAGACCAAGTTAATAGTTTTGCCCATCTTTTACCATGTGGATCCCTCTCATGTATGGAAACAGATGAGGGCTCTTCTTGAAGCCTTTGCTAAATATCAAAAAGATCCCAAGGTTAACCCAAAGGATGTGCAAGAGTGGAAAGTTGCCTTGAAAGAAGTGGGCAATATCTCTGGATGGTATGTTAATGATAGGTATCATTTGTCTTTTGCAaagtaa